The following coding sequences are from one Spea bombifrons isolate aSpeBom1 chromosome 13, aSpeBom1.2.pri, whole genome shotgun sequence window:
- the LRRC59 gene encoding leucine-rich repeat-containing protein 59, with the protein MSRGASKLGNLKDKLDGNELDLSLSDMSEIPVRELAAIPKATVLDLSCNKLTALPGDFCSLIHIVKLDLSKNLLVQLPSEFGRLINLQHLDLLQNRLTVLPVTFAYLKNLKWLDLKDNPLNPALAKVAGDCLDEKQCKECAQGVLQYMKIVQSDLEKEMQRKLLMEQAQKQKHEAEQQQREERQRQLRRREKARQKDKKRRDYNALQAAQRQVKNNTENEKSYNHKVFAIPIEKKQQQRQSWLGRLVVFILFMLMMAIGIVVICHCTQLQTKNICFSINAVYEETLTTLRSYQILEGILQPPGPQQEGH; encoded by the exons ATGTCCCGAGGTGCATCAAAACTTGGAAACCTGAAAGACAAATTAGATGGAAACGAGCTTGATTTGAGCTTGAGTGACATGAGTGAAATACCAGTGCGGGAACTG gcAGCAATACCAAAGGCCACTGTATTGGACCTGTCTTGTAACAAGCTGACAGCATTACCG ggGGACTTTTGCTCTCTCATTCACATTGTAAAGTTAGATCTCAGTAAGAATCTGCTAGTGCAACTTCCATCTGAATTTGGAAGACTGATAAATCTTCAACACCTGGATCTGTTACAGAACCGACTGACAGTGCTGCCTGTCACCTTTGCATATCTAAAG AACCTCAAGTGGCTTGATCTAAAGGACAATCCACTCAATCCAGCTCTGGCCAAAGTAGCTGGCGACTGCCTGGATGAGAAGCAGTGTAAAGAATGTGCCCAGGGG GTTCTTCAGTACATGAAGATTGTTCAGTCTGATCTGGAAAAAGAAATGCAGCGTAAACTTCTGATGGAACAAG CACAGAAGCAGAAACATGAAGCTGAGCAGCAACAGAGGGAGGAGCGGCAAAGACAGCTGAGGCGTCGGGAGAAAGCCCggcaaaaagataaaaagaggAGAGACTACAATGCTTTACAGGCAGCTCAGAGACAAGTAAAGAATAACACAGAGAATGAAAAATCTTACAATCACA AAGTGTTTGCCATTCCCATTgagaagaagcagcagcagaggcaatCGTGGCTGGGACGCCTTGTTGTCTTCATCCTGTTCATGTTGATGATGGCTATTGGGATTGTTGTGATTTGTCACTGTACGCAACTGCAAACTAAGAATATATGCTTCAGTATTAATGCAGTGTATGAGGAAACGTTGACTACTCTGCGCAGCTATCAGATCCTGGAAGGTATTCTACAGCCACCAGGCCCACAACAAGAAGGTCATTGA